Proteins encoded together in one Miscanthus floridulus cultivar M001 chromosome 16, ASM1932011v1, whole genome shotgun sequence window:
- the LOC136510523 gene encoding uncharacterized protein: MDDGDERPGLQDEDDCALCSQEPESADHLTEISVFAREAWFRVLAPLGLAQLALQQGTSITGWWLSSRARLRAQLRKGFDSLLILGAWCLWKERNRRVFDGISQTPVVVASMIEEEADKWSQAGYPSLAELWGWAMN; encoded by the coding sequence ATGGACGACGGCGACGAGCGCCCCGGTTTACAGGACGAGGACGACTGCGCGCTATGCAGCCAAGAACCAGAGTCGGCAGACCACTTAACAGAGATATCTGTGTTCGCTCGCGAAGCGTGGTTCAGGGTCCTTGCACCGTTAGGACTTGCGCAATTGGCGTTACAGCAGGGCACTTCGATCACCGGATGGTGGTTGTCCAGCAGGGCGCGGCTCAGGGCGCAGCTGCGGAAAGGTTTCGACAGCCTCTTGATCCTGGGAGCGTGGTGTTTGTGGAAGGAGCGCAATCGTAGAGTCTTTGATGGGATCTCACAGACACCGGTCGTGGTTGCATCCATGATCGAGGAGGAGGCCGACAAGTGGTCTCAGGCGGGGTACCCAAGCCTTGCCGAGCTGTGGGGGTGGGCAATGAACTGA